ACTTAatgatttatgtatatgtgtatgactaTTAGCTTTTGTTATTAAAGAGCTTGAATTcattagttatttaaaatttcattgatGACCTTCCTGCCACTTATCAGTAAAGATTTTACCAAACATCCTAGGATTCTTTCTTGAAACATACAAAAGGCAACAAAATTagggaaaatttttcttttaaaatgatggaTATCCTAAgtgatatttttaatctttttaaatgtgAGATACTTGTGGAATTTGATTTCAGGTCTCTCTCAAAAGAAATAGATACTTTGCCACTTGAAACCTGAATCTGAGGTCGTGGACAGATGAGTGTAGATCTCACTACACAAATAGAAGACAGTTCTCTACCTGCAGACATCTTTCCCCTTCTGCCCTATCCAATCCCTGGAAACTCGTAAAGTCATACAAACAGGGTGATGAAATAGAATCTTGGAATCTTGCTTATTCTATTTGGATAATATAAATGTCCTTGGCAGAGCGTtaaaagaatttttgtttctagttttgggGTTGAGGAAGTGCagtttatttccatatttttattggtAGAGATCAATCTCAGAACTTCTTACATGATGGGCAAGTATTCTAATATTAAACTGCATCCcacctaccactgagctgcatctcagtCCCAAATTAAAATTCTTCTGAGACAAACACCTCCTAGTGAGACCATGTCCACTTCATCAGATTATTGATATTGAATTTAGcttttttccctttgtctttaaGTTCTAACTACTCATAAAGAGCAACTacataaatttttatgtatttatacatgaaTTTGTTACTTAAAGAAATAACTCAGTAGATTAGGCTGAAATACAGATATTCACCAATACTATTAGGTTACACTAAAATTCCATTTCTTATTTTGGCAGTCTTGAGATCCAGGCCACAAGTTAATGAATGTTAGGTGGGTGTTCTCCCATTGAGCTACAACTGTAATGCAAAACACTCACATTTTTCCTGCTACGAGTCCTTAAGTATTCATCTAAAAAACAAATGCACTGGGTGACTATTTAAAGAATAGCAATGAAATGTATtcactcattttttcttttcatttgtttttctcatttgttcatttgtttgtttttttgtttgtttgtttgaaacaagatctcCTGCAGCCCACGCTAAACTCAAATCTAGTCTATGCTTGacgatggccttgaactcctaacacACCTGCTTCAAGCTTTCAAGTGCTGAACTTGCAGGTATGTACAACCACTAGCAGATTCCACTCAGCTTGCTTAACTAGGAGATGTTTCTAAAAATAAGAATCATGTGTGTCTTCCAGTATAcccaaaataatatatttgataCAATGATCTGTGCTTACAGTGGTGTTTGATGAAGAAATAGTCATCCTAGTCTATTTATATTAATGGAAGGGAAACAGATCACTGGCTGGTTATGCAGCATACAATAAGGGCACAAACTTGTTCCACTCGTTTCTGAATATGCAGTGGTCAGAAAACTGCTTACAAAACAATAAGGATGCAATAAATATTAAACAGATGATGAGCAAACTACTCTGTTTCCTGTTTGGGCAAAAATTGAACTCCCTCAGCTATTTctagaatattaaataatttctgaTGCTTTCACAGGTCACAGACAGATGAAAGCCCTCAGCAGCCCCAGCAACTCTAGCACCATCACTGGCTTCATCCTCTTGGGCTTCCCCTACCCCAGGGAGGGGCAAAACCTCCTCTTTGTGCTCTTCTTCATTGTCTACCTACTCATTCTCATGGGCAACGCCTCCATCATCTGTGCTGTATACTGTGATCAGAGactccacacccccatgtaccTCCTGCTGGCCAACTTCTCCTTCCTGGAGATCTGTTATGTCACCTCCacagtccccaacatgttggtcAACTTCCTCTCTGAAAACAAGGTCATCTCTTTCTCTGGATGTTTCTTGcagttctatttcttcttctcctttggtTCTACAGAATGCTTTTTCCTGGCAGTCATGGCATTTGATCGATATCTTGCCATCTGTAGGCCACTACATTATCCTTCTCTCATGACCGGGCGCCTCCGCAACACCCTTGTGATTAGTTGCTGGGTGCTTGGTTTCCTCTGGTTCCCTgttcccatcatcatcatctcccaGATGTCTTTCTGTGGGTCCAGAATTATAGACCACTTCCTGTGTGATCCAGGTCCTCTTTTGGCCCTTGCATGTTCCAGAGTCCCATTGATCGAGGTTTTCTGGACAATTATAATGTCTATGCTACTGGttattcctttcctcttcatCATGGGATCTTATATATTGGTCCTAAGAGCTGTGTTTAGACTTCCTTCAAGAGATGGACAAAAAAAGGCTTTCTCCACTTGCGGGTCTCATCTCACAGTAGTTTCACTCTTTTATTGCTCAGTTATGGTAATGTATCTGAGCCCAACATCTGAGCGTGAGGCCGGAATGCAGAAGCTTGTAACTCTATTTTATTCTGTGGGTACTCCACTGCTTAATCCTATGATATACAGTCTGAGGAACAAAGAGATGAAAAATGCCCTGCAGAAGATTTTaagaacataaaattttaaacataaacaaacaaatcatgtttaaatatatatatgtgtatatatatatatacatatatatatatacacatatatatatatacacatatatataccctAGTACACATATACtctcagacaaacacacacatatatatataattcaaacacaaaaataattgtattgtGCCATTTATGGCATCATGAATAgaatgaaatacttttaaataaaatatgtgagtTATGAGAAGTCATATACTGCACGCTCTCATTTATGTATAGAAAGTTCTTTAAAATGAATAGGATAATGTCTACCCGAGACTAGGAAGTGTAAGGAGAAACTACACAGTTAGTGGTTGCAGCTGCTGCAGGTGGATAGTTACACAATATCTGTGTTTGACAATATAATATGGTAAATATATCTGTCAAATATTAATTCTGTTTCATACAAAAGGACTGAGATTTTGTGTGTTCTcaacttaaaatatattaaacatttaagtaatatttatttcaattatattgATATCATATTCATTCCATAATGCTTATATACTGAATGTCAATTTGTACTTCATAAGTGTGTACAATACTgtaccaattaaaaataaaaatttagtacTATGTACAATAGAATATGTCTGTAATCCCGGAATTTGAAAAATGGGACTAGAGAATCAGAATTTCTAGGGAGCATGGATACATAGAAAGAtcatctttcattaaaaaaaaaaatagaagaacatGATGGTCCATGCCTGTGATACATATACAACCCccaagaccaaaagcaatttCGGATAGAGAAGGATTATGTTGAATACAGATTATAATCCATCATTTTGTGGAACCAAGAAGATTTTAAAGCATGAAACTGCAGGCAAGAACTGAaccagagaccatgaagggatatattttattggcttgctttccatgAAAGGGTTAACTTGCTTTCTTCTGCAAACCAGAACCACCACCCAGGAATCCCACTGTGGGATGGAAACTCCCACACAAATCATTCATCAAGAAAGTGACATATACATATGCCCATAGCCCAATCCTACAGAGGCTAATCCCAGGTGAGTAAAATGTAtgtcaagaagacaaagaatAACCAATATGTATGATCACTAGCCAACCTGACACACAAATGCATTGCTATTAAATAACCTTTAATACCCAAGTGGATcaaatacctcaacataaaaccagacacactaaatTTGATACAAGAGTTCAGTagtaagggagagaaggaaatctACCACAGGTAGGGCAGATGTGCCAGATACCAGGGGAGGACCCAGGGAATCTATAGGTGTGGCCCTACCTGAGACACCCAACAGTGGGAGATATAGAGCCTGAAGTGGTCACCTCCTCTATCCAGGCAGGATTtccagtggagagataaggacaccTATTCTCCCACAATACCTTTGACttaaaatgtgtcctgcctgcaaTATGTGCCGGGACAAAGttagagacagagggaatggccaactaagAATTGGCCTAATTTGAGATCCATCTCCTGGACAAGAACCAATCCTTTAAaccattaatgatactctgttgggCTCTACCCACAAGCCAATGtaaacagatgcagatgtttggaAGCAGCCAAACATAGGACCAAATATAAAGAGCTTTGTGGAAGAGGTGGGTGAAGGTTGAGGGTCTTAAAGGGGATACAgttgctacaaaaaaaaaaaaaaaaaaacagaggcaatGAATATGGACCCTTGAGGGCTGCCAGAgcctgaaccacaaaccaaagaacaactATGGACTGGACCAATACATCACTTGCATATGTGTACCAGATGTGCATCTTGATATTCATGTGGCTTTCTCAAAAATAGGACCAGAGACTGTGCCTGAACCTGCTGCCTGCATAAGAATCTTGGTTTCCTAACTGAACTGCCCTGTCTGGCTTGATTAAGAAAGTAGAAGCCTAGTCCTTCAAAGGCCTGATTGCCAGGATGGGGATAAATATAGTGGGCCTCTGCCTTCtcggaggaaaagagaaggagggaagtcGAAGGAATGGCTGTGATTAGTATGGaaagtagatagatggatggatagatagatagatagatagatagatagatagatagatagacataggAGAAAGGCATGGAATAGAAAGCTATTGGAGAAGCAATACAGTGTATGTTTGCATACATTTAGGGAATTTCATAAGTGCATATTGAAGAAGTTAAAGAAATCCAAAAAGTGATGTGGGCAGTTGGTGAGTTGACCGAGTTGGTAAGTAGGAGCCAAGCAAACAAAGATCtaagttctgtccccagcattgCATAGAATTAGATTTACTGATATATGTATGTTATTCTTCTCACAGTGGAGGCAGGAATTTCAGAATTGCAAAGCCATCTGCTGATACCTACTGGGTGAAAACATTTCTCCAAGATAACACAgattaataaatagaaaaggcTAGTGACAGTAATAAGTTCCTTCTTTTGCAATTGCTAGTCAGAATGTATCCATAGACCCATAAACCTTAAAGGATAAAGTCATTGCTTTTGTTTATCTTCCAGAACATAATGACTCTATTACTGAAGACACTTCATACTGTGTTAGAAagcatggagaaatcaagctagtATTGACCTAGAAACCTCATCCCTACTCACTAGATTCCATTGTGCAGAAAAGTGCTGTGCCAgcttcaaaataaacaaataagcagtCTTATGCAGCTGTGGTGATTATCTGGTAAAATAATGATCAGCCTGGCAAGACATGATGACTGGTACAGTACTGGCACAAGGTCACGAGTAACAGCAACGTTCTTGTGAGACTTAAGACCTCATCCACAAGGTAAAACCTGTAGGTAATGTGGTGATCAGGGCGAAGGACATGTATCTAGACAGATTATAAGCCCTCCAGGAGAACatgctattattctgctaaataaatatagtattaaACTGGTTCCTAATGAATTATTAGACCCAAAGACTAGTACATTTCTCAACCCACAACAGAAAAACTAGCTTTTTTTGTACATAGTTAATCACACAAAGATCTATATCTGGGAAAGGTATATAAAATAAGAGAGTGTAATTCAACTTCATAAATGTTAAATCTATATCACACCACCAACTCCAAAGGTTCAAGGATTATCAGGGCAGAGGGGACAGAAAAGTTGCAAGAGACAGAGGTAGTGGATGGCTACAAGGAAAGAGTTTTTCACAAGTACAACAGGGCAGTTGCATGTATGAACTCTCAGTGGTGGTGATAGCAGGCACAAGACATACATGctcaaaatgaacaaatatcCTAACATGGAAAAAGTAGTTGGGAATGAAGTCTGTCCCTAGATGAGGAGTAATTGGTAATTGacagctgctgggagaaggaCAATCAGGTTTCTTTAAGTACGTAGCACCTGATAATTGCATCATGTTAGAttggaaggccacacatccaagagtATAATGGAAACACAAATTGAACTGGATGCATTGAAAAATTACAACACATATTTGAGTGAGTGGGGAAATAGATCTATTTCATAAGACTTAGAGTGGTGAGTGTGATCAAAGTATACTACACAAATTCTCAAAGAGCTAAtaaaaaacatgagaaaataatgaaaaagaaaactaactttaTTAGGGAAAAAGAAGTCTTGAAACTCAACCACCCCAAACTGTAGTTTCTGTGAACATCCCTGCAGAATGATGCTAGTCTGATCCCCTTAGTATTCACAGATCTGGTAAATACCCCAACAAGATCCAGGAGCTTTGATTTCAAGGAGGGAGATGTCACTATAATGgtctaaaatgtgtgtgatttatgATGAAACTTCACAGATGCCTCCACTACTCCCTCATGAATCTATCTGGAAGGGAGGAGAACCAGTCATCATAAGCCACAATAGAAGTTAATGTGTCACAAGATTAAGAAACCTCTATAGTACAGATACCACCACATCCTGGGCTTAATGAGCCTATGACAAGCATCTAGAACAGGTTTGCTGAGTGACTGGTACACTCAAAAACTGTCTCTCTAAAGACCTTTAAGAgattgagacacacacacacacacacccaaaaaaatGAAGGACTTTCTTACCCTTGGGTGAAAATAGGAATCAGAAATTAAGGCACAATGCCCAGAGGAAAGGAGTGGGCAAGGGAATAAGTATAAGAGAGCTGTGTCTTGGTGCTGTTCTCTAGCATTAAGAATGtttgagaagcagagaagaaggtCTGTTTAAAATCCCAGGATCCTAGAGAAAACTCTCCACTGTTCTTCATGATTTACTTCTGCACCTGATCTTCAAGCTGGCTGTTACGAAGTCAGCTACCTCTGCCTTTAGAAAATCCTGGAAGAAGCTATTGAAGACACTTCTCTTCATGTCCTCTCTTCCAATTCAAGGAAAAAAGGTAATGTAGTgcttaaataatgaaaatagtaaaATCTAGTTGATGAATTTATGCCCCTGAGTGTCTGATGTGTAAGATACAGGCACAGTGCACCTCGTCtattcactctctctctcagaacACTTCATTATAACCCTTTCAGGAAGGCATTATCATACCCACTTGATATTggaaaaaaggaagacataaatatTTGCTCATAGAATTTTTCTCAAATGTGTATTTAACTGCCATAATCCATGCTGGGGTCTCATTTTCCATGACAACACAGCTTTTAGAGTACACAGATAGATGTTCTTGAGAGTTTAATTTTATAAGTACAATAGAGAGCACTAAGTGGACTCCAGCTGCTTAACAAATATTATTTATCtaattctcaaaacaaacaacatgaGCAGGACTGTTGCCCTCCATTTTCCAACGCATGAAGAAGTTGTATCTTTTCTAACATAGACAGCACAAAGGCTTACCTTGACCCTGATGGTATAGCTCTCGAACTTGGGCATTTCCACACATACATTTTGGGTCAGTGAAGTCATGGAATATGCTGACATATATATTGTCTGAATTGATGGGAAGTTAACTAGTAAAAATGCAAAACATGAGCTCTACTTGGTTTCTGAGACTTAGTTttaatgggaaagaaaataaccaTAAAAAACACCTAGGACATTAAAGTGTCATCCACAACTTCACAGACCCCTGACCTCCTACTTCTAAACCCCAATTCGTGGGACACAACAGAAAGTGGCCAATACCCAGAGGAACACATCAATTCACAACAATATGTTAGCAGCATAGAGTCTTTCATATTTAAGCACTAACTGACAAAGAATAAGTAACAGCAGTCTAGTGAAAACACCTTTTCCTTAACTCACATCTAATTGTATCAACATTGAAAGCTTGCAAAAGTTTCCTACTTTGCAGGAGACTATCTTAAAGCTTATCCTTGGGAAACTACCCTGAGAGGGAGCTGCACAAAACAACACACTGCATGATGTTAATAAAAACTCCACAGCTCCCACCTTAATACagataagaaataatttaatcTACATGAATGCCCATAGCCTAGAAACACAAATGCAGCTTGCTCAAAAAAGACAAGTTGCACTTTGAAAATTCTTACATGATATTTTATTGATTGCACATTAAAGAAATGTGTAGATTTATAAATTTATCAGACTCTATGAATATGGAAGTTAAATATCTTTCGTTCCACAGTATTATAAAAGCTTCTGTCTGGTAAAGGAGGTTCTGAGAAGCCAGGAAAACAGTCTTCAGGAGAGGAAACACGTAAATCTTCTAAGGAGTTAGTCCTTGAATGATATCAAATTTATCAGGCTTTATTATCTgggtgtgatttctttttttaattccacCCTCTGAAACTGACATAACATTTGCCTATGACATCATGTAAATACTATGTCTAAAGTTGAGATAGTCAAGAACACAGGATGGCCTAAAGAAGGTGTCAGTTGAGGAAAACAGGTACTTTCACTAGCCAATCATAGCCTTTGATTAGATTGTCTGTTTCTCACTTGTCTATAGTTATCTGTATtttgtaaaactattttatttgatgtttagaGTATCTGAAATAA
The sequence above is drawn from the Mus pahari chromosome 8, PAHARI_EIJ_v1.1, whole genome shotgun sequence genome and encodes:
- the LOC110325775 gene encoding olfactory receptor 11G2-like, which codes for MKALSSPSNSSTITGFILLGFPYPREGQNLLFVLFFIVYLLILMGNASIICAVYCDQRLHTPMYLLLANFSFLEICYVTSTVPNMLVNFLSENKVISFSGCFLQFYFFFSFGSTECFFLAVMAFDRYLAICRPLHYPSLMTGRLRNTLVISCWVLGFLWFPVPIIIISQMSFCGSRIIDHFLCDPGPLLALACSRVPLIEVFWTIIMSMLLVIPFLFIMGSYILVLRAVFRLPSRDGQKKAFSTCGSHLTVVSLFYCSVMVMYLSPTSEREAGMQKLVTLFYSVGTPLLNPMIYSLRNKEMKNALQKILRT